Proteins from a genomic interval of Candidatus Methylomirabilota bacterium:
- a CDS encoding NAD(P)H-hydrate dehydratase, with the protein MIRLATAEAMRRADRRASEQYGVPSLLLMENAGRGAADVIERVFGPARGRRIAVVCGKGNNGGDGFVAARHLAGRGARVEVWLVARAPDIRGDAATNLAAISRGGLPLVEMAEPAGPAGLEALRRGLREAELVVDALLGTGVTGPATGLVAEAIAAVNEAERPVCALDLPSGLDADTGRLAGPVVRARCTVTFGLPKLGLYLPPGAAQAGRVELVDLGVPRAWLEEGLRIGLVEAADVGAVLPARPPDAHKGRYGHLLVVAGSVGKTGAAVLACLGALRAGTGLVTAALPATQQPVVAARLAEAMTEPLPESAAQSLSAKALDRLLDLAGRMDAVAVGPGAGLEAETQGMLRELILTAERPMVVDADALTALVGHLPRIRDARGPRLLTPHPGEAARLLGATIAEVQADRVASAQALVDESGAWVALKGAHTVVAGPQGEVSLNPTGNPGMASGGTGDVLTGVTGGLLAQGLAPEAALRAAVYLHGLAGDLAAEMRGDAGLIAGDVADALPAALRRLRTPGDA; encoded by the coding sequence GTGATCCGCCTGGCCACCGCCGAGGCGATGCGGCGCGCCGACCGCCGCGCCAGCGAGCAGTACGGGGTACCGAGCCTCCTCCTGATGGAGAATGCCGGCCGGGGCGCGGCGGACGTGATCGAGCGCGTCTTCGGGCCGGCGCGGGGCCGCCGCATCGCCGTGGTCTGCGGCAAAGGGAACAACGGCGGGGATGGCTTCGTCGCCGCACGCCACCTGGCCGGACGCGGGGCCAGGGTCGAGGTCTGGCTGGTCGCGCGGGCGCCCGACATCCGGGGCGATGCCGCCACGAATCTGGCGGCGATCTCCCGCGGCGGCCTTCCGCTGGTCGAGATGGCCGAACCCGCGGGACCGGCGGGCCTCGAGGCGCTCCGCCGAGGCCTGCGGGAGGCCGAGCTCGTCGTCGACGCGCTGCTGGGCACCGGCGTCACCGGCCCGGCGACCGGCCTCGTCGCCGAGGCGATCGCGGCCGTCAACGAGGCCGAGCGCCCGGTGTGCGCGCTCGACCTGCCCTCGGGCCTCGATGCGGATACCGGGCGGCTGGCGGGGCCGGTGGTGCGCGCCCGCTGCACGGTGACGTTCGGCCTGCCGAAGCTCGGGCTTTACCTCCCTCCCGGCGCCGCCCAGGCGGGCCGGGTCGAGCTGGTCGACCTCGGGGTGCCCCGGGCGTGGCTCGAGGAAGGGCTGCGGATCGGCCTGGTCGAGGCGGCCGATGTCGGAGCCGTGCTCCCGGCCCGGCCCCCCGACGCGCACAAGGGCCGCTACGGGCACCTCCTCGTCGTGGCCGGCTCGGTCGGGAAGACCGGGGCCGCCGTTCTCGCCTGTCTCGGCGCGCTGCGGGCCGGCACGGGTCTCGTGACGGCGGCGCTCCCGGCGACGCAGCAGCCGGTAGTGGCGGCCCGCCTCGCCGAGGCGATGACCGAGCCTCTCCCCGAGAGCGCGGCCCAGAGCCTGTCCGCGAAGGCGCTCGACCGGCTCCTCGATCTGGCGGGCCGCATGGACGCGGTGGCCGTCGGGCCCGGGGCCGGACTCGAGGCGGAGACGCAGGGGATGCTGCGGGAGCTGATTCTGACCGCGGAGCGGCCGATGGTGGTGGACGCCGACGCGCTCACGGCGCTCGTGGGACACCTCCCGCGCATCCGCGACGCCCGCGGGCCGCGGCTTCTCACACCGCACCCGGGCGAGGCGGCGCGGCTTCTCGGCGCGACCATCGCCGAGGTGCAGGCCGACCGCGTCGCGAGCGCCCAGGCCCTCGTCGACGAGAGCGGGGCCTGGGTGGCCCTCAAGGGGGCCCACACGGTCGTGGCGGGCCCTCAGGGCGAGGTGTCGCTGAACCCCACCGGCAACCCCGGGATGGCGAGTGGGGGCACCGGCGACGTGCTCACGGGCGTGACCGGTGGGCTGCTCGCCCAGGGCCTCGCTCCCGAGGCGGCGCTCCGCGCGGCCGTCTACCTCCACGGTCTCGCCGGCGACCTGGCGGCAGAGATGAGGGGAGACGCGGGCCTGATCGCGGGCGACGTCGCGGATGCGCTGCCGGCGGCGCTGCGGCGGCTCCGGACCCCGGGGGACGCCTGA
- the tsaE gene encoding tRNA (adenosine(37)-N6)-threonylcarbamoyltransferase complex ATPase subunit type 1 TsaE encodes MEPRPAAGAGPSARFPSASAEGTRELGARLGRMARPGDVIALSGDLGAGKTCFIQGVAAGLGVASVVTSPTFVLVAEYAGRLPLHHVDLYRTESLEEIRALGLEELLDGEGVTVIEWAEKAEPLLPPRSIRVRIEGVGDEPRTIELQGLPPGGGDSGA; translated from the coding sequence GTGGAGCCTCGACCCGCCGCGGGCGCCGGGCCATCCGCGCGGTTCCCGAGCGCGAGCGCCGAGGGCACGCGCGAGCTGGGCGCGCGCCTCGGCCGGATGGCGCGGCCGGGTGACGTCATCGCCCTCTCGGGGGACCTGGGAGCAGGGAAGACCTGCTTCATCCAGGGCGTCGCCGCCGGCCTCGGGGTGGCCAGCGTCGTGACGAGCCCCACCTTCGTCCTGGTGGCCGAGTACGCGGGCCGCCTCCCGCTCCATCACGTCGACCTCTACCGGACCGAGAGCCTCGAGGAGATTCGCGCGCTCGGCCTCGAGGAGCTGCTCGACGGCGAGGGCGTGACCGTGATCGAGTGGGCCGAGAAGGCCGAACCTCTCCTCCCGCCGCGATCCATCCGGGTCCGCATCGAGGGCGTCGGCGACGAGCCGCGGACCATCGAGCTCCAGGGCCTGCCGCCCGGCGGCGGTGACTCGGGCGCCTGA
- a CDS encoding CdaR family protein, which produces MMPLVARLTANWQLKLLALFFAVTLWVFVVFEDKGEAVYTVPLVMTGVPPGLEVTAVGAKTVDVRVQGLRSVLGHVQDRDIRAEVSLRDARPGEVLARVLPQDVVVPRGVQVVRVTPSRVAVALEEK; this is translated from the coding sequence ATGATGCCGCTGGTCGCGCGCCTGACCGCCAACTGGCAGCTCAAGCTCCTCGCCCTCTTCTTTGCGGTCACCCTCTGGGTGTTCGTCGTCTTCGAGGACAAGGGCGAGGCCGTCTACACGGTCCCTCTCGTGATGACCGGCGTGCCGCCCGGGCTCGAGGTGACCGCGGTGGGGGCGAAGACCGTGGATGTTCGGGTCCAGGGGCTGCGGAGCGTGTTGGGACACGTCCAGGACCGGGACATCCGGGCGGAGGTGAGCCTGCGGGACGCGCGACCGGGGGAGGTCCTGGCCCGCGTCCTCCCGCAGGACGTGGTGGTGCCCCGCGGCGTCCAGGTCGTGCGGGTGACGCCGTCCCGGGTCGCCGTCGCCCTGGAGGAGAAGTGA
- a CDS encoding holo-ACP synthase yields the protein MIVGVGVDLVQIARIRRAIARWQDRFLERVFTPDELAYARRRRDPAEHLAARFAAKEATLKALGTGLSMGVRWREMEVRRSRGARPTLALSGQTEALGMARGVRVLHVSLTHDGEYAMAHVVAEGPPGEMRP from the coding sequence ATGATCGTGGGGGTGGGCGTCGATCTCGTCCAGATCGCGCGGATCCGCCGGGCGATCGCCCGCTGGCAGGACCGGTTCCTCGAGCGCGTGTTCACCCCCGACGAGCTCGCCTACGCGCGGCGGCGGCGCGATCCGGCCGAGCACCTGGCGGCACGGTTCGCTGCGAAGGAGGCGACGCTCAAGGCGCTCGGGACGGGCCTCAGCATGGGGGTCAGGTGGCGCGAGATGGAAGTCCGGCGCAGCCGGGGCGCGCGCCCGACGCTGGCCCTGTCCGGCCAGACCGAGGCCCTGGGGATGGCGCGCGGCGTGCGTGTGCTCCACGTGTCGCTCACTCACGACGGAGAGTACGCGATGGCCCACGTGGTCGCCGAGGGGCCTCCAGGCGAGATGCGGCCGTGA
- the glmM gene encoding phosphoglucosamine mutase, which translates to MGRLFGTDGVRGVANEEPLTPEFAFRLGRVAAASLAERSGRSRPALLIGRDTRLSGPLLEQAFVAGVLSAGVDARITGILPTPAIATLTRLLGASGGVVLSASHNPFADNGIKIFSGEGGKLPDAWEDEIEARLEAPDDGPRPTGTGIGRLRPVEQAERRYLDTLRATVPPSLDLSGVRLVLDCAHGATYRVGPRLFRTLGAEVVSLGTRPSGTNINEGSGALHPERLQARVRGLGHALGLAFDGDGDRLITVDESGTVRDGDYLLAIFAESLQARGALRGGVVVSTVMANLGLERALQALGVGMVRTAVGDRYVLEEMHRRSANLGGEQSGHIIFLDHAPTGDGLLSALQLVCILRQSGRRLGELAAGLTKFPQVLVNVAVRSKPPLEELPAVQGALERWERKLEGRARILLRYSGTEALARVMVEGDDQPTIDSVAQEIAAAIRAEIGRPA; encoded by the coding sequence GTGGGACGCCTTTTCGGGACCGATGGGGTGCGGGGCGTCGCGAACGAGGAGCCCCTCACGCCCGAGTTCGCCTTCCGCCTGGGGCGGGTCGCCGCGGCGTCCCTCGCGGAGCGAAGCGGGCGGTCGCGCCCGGCCCTCCTGATCGGCCGCGACACGCGGCTGTCGGGGCCGCTCCTCGAGCAGGCCTTCGTGGCGGGCGTGCTCTCGGCGGGCGTGGACGCCCGGATCACCGGGATTCTTCCGACGCCGGCGATCGCGACGCTCACCCGGCTGCTCGGAGCCAGCGGCGGCGTCGTCCTGTCGGCCTCGCACAACCCGTTCGCCGACAACGGGATCAAGATCTTCTCGGGTGAGGGCGGCAAGCTGCCCGACGCCTGGGAGGACGAGATCGAGGCGCGGCTCGAGGCTCCCGATGACGGCCCCCGACCGACCGGCACCGGCATCGGACGGCTGCGCCCCGTGGAGCAGGCCGAGCGGCGATACCTCGACACGCTCCGCGCGACGGTACCGCCGTCCCTCGACCTCTCGGGGGTTCGGCTGGTCCTGGACTGCGCCCACGGGGCGACCTATCGCGTCGGCCCTCGGCTCTTCCGGACCCTGGGCGCCGAGGTCGTGTCTCTCGGGACGCGGCCCAGCGGGACCAACATCAACGAGGGCTCGGGCGCACTGCACCCGGAGCGGCTGCAGGCGCGCGTGCGGGGCCTCGGCCATGCCCTCGGTCTGGCCTTCGACGGCGACGGCGACCGGCTCATCACGGTGGACGAGAGCGGCACGGTCCGCGACGGGGACTACCTCCTCGCGATCTTCGCGGAGAGCCTCCAGGCCCGGGGCGCCTTGCGTGGCGGCGTCGTGGTGTCGACCGTCATGGCCAACCTGGGGCTCGAGCGGGCGCTTCAGGCGCTCGGGGTCGGGATGGTTCGGACCGCGGTGGGTGATCGCTACGTGCTGGAGGAGATGCATCGCCGGAGTGCGAATCTCGGGGGCGAGCAGTCGGGACACATCATCTTCCTCGACCACGCGCCCACCGGCGATGGGCTCCTCTCGGCGCTCCAGCTCGTGTGCATCCTTCGCCAGAGCGGCCGGCGACTCGGAGAGCTCGCCGCCGGCCTCACCAAGTTTCCGCAGGTTCTCGTGAACGTGGCCGTCCGGAGCAAGCCTCCCCTCGAGGAGCTCCCGGCCGTCCAGGGGGCCCTGGAGCGCTGGGAGCGGAAGCTCGAGGGGCGGGCGCGGATCCTCCTCCGCTACTCCGGCACCGAGGCCCTGGCGCGGGTGATGGTCGAGGGCGACGACCAGCCGACCATCGACAGTGTGGCGCAGGAGATCGCGGCGGCGATTCGGGCCGAGATCGGGAGACCGGCATGA